The following nucleotide sequence is from Bacilli bacterium.
GGAGTGCGGTCCAAACAAAAACGCGCCCATCTCAAAAGCCACAAACGGCGCGACGATATGGACGGAACCAAACAAGAAGAGCATCGGCAACGGCTTGCGAAACGCATCCCCCAATTGCCGAAATGTGCCTCCCAACCCGAGCACCAGTGTCAAAAAAGCAAACAGCCACGGCACAAGCCAAACGAGTTGCGCCAAGTCGCGGTAAAAAACAAACCCGACCACCAAAGACGCCGGGATTAGCAAAAACATATGACGTTCCATCCATTTATTTGAACGCAGTCCAAAACGCGCTACTGATTGAGGCATCGCTTCATTTCGCCACCTTCACGTCAAGTCAATTCATCGATTGTTTTATCAAAGCCGGATGCCATTGTTTTGAGAAAATAATCCACTTCCGGCATGTCCAGTTTTTTAAGCGATGCCGCCAATTGCTTCTCCGCGACGGAGAACTCTTTATTTCCCGCGGAGATTTCGGATTTGCATTTCAGGTAGGCGGCGATCAAGTCGCTTGCCTTTACCCATCTGTAGATTTCCGGATCATGCTCCTGCACGAGGGGGCGATATGTTTTTTTCAATTGTTCCGGCAGCATCTGCATCAACCGCTCCGCAGCCGTCCGCTCGATTTCCCGAAAATGGCGCAACAGCACTTCATTGCTGTGTTTGACCGGATGCGCCACATCGCCGACAAACACTTCCGTCGCGTCATGAAACAAAGCCAGCGCGACAACTTTTTCGGTCGGAATCTCTTTGTGAAAAATCTCGTTTCCAATCGTGCACAGCATGTGCGAGATGACCGCAACATCGAAGGAATGCACAGCCACAGATTCTTTATGCGTATTGCGCATCAGACTCCAGCGCTCAATATACCGCAGACGATATAGAAATGTAAAAAAATCGTAACCCACCGCATTTCCTCCCAATGCCAAGGCGCCCGAACGGATCGGGCGCCAACAGCATAGCTGCATGCAAAAGGAATCCGCAAATTCCTTTTTAGCCTTCCACCACTTTTATCACGTTGCGGACCGACTGCGCCGATTTTTCCAGCGCCGCTTTTTCCTCGGCGGTCAGTTCCAGTTCGAAGATTTTTTCGATACCGTCGCCGCCCAAAAGCGTCGGCACTCCCATGAACAATTGATTGTAGCCGTATTCGCCTTCAAGCAAGGCAATTGCCGGAATAATCCGCTTCTTATCCTTGATGATCGCTTCCGTCATTTGCACGAGCGATGCGGCCGGCGCGTAGTAGGCGCTGCCGTTGCCGAGCAAATTGACGATTTCGCCGCCGCCCGTACGGGTGCGCTGCACGATCGCGTCGATGCGGTCTTTCGGCAGCAGTTTTTCCAGCGGAATACCGCCGACGTTGGAATAACGGACCAACGGCACCATATCATCGCCGTGGCCGCCCAGCACAAACCCGCGCACATCCTCGACGGAAACGTGCAGCTCCTGGGCGATGAACGTGCAATAACGGGCCGTATCCAGTACGCCGGATTGGCCGATCACCCGGTTTTTCGGAAACCCGAGCGTTTTGTACGCCACATAGGTCATTGCATCGACCGGGTTGCTCAAGATAATGACATAGGCGTTCGGGCAATACGTTTTTACATGCTCGCAAACCGATTTCATGATGCCGGCGTTGGTGTTGACCAGATCGTCGCGGCTCATCCCGGGTTTGCGGGCGATACCGGCGGTAATAATGACAACGTCCGAACCTTGCGCGTCTTCATAGTTGGCGGAACCGGTAATGTTGCTGTCCGCTCCGATAACCGGCGTTGCTTCCAGCATATCCAACGCTTTTCCCTTTGTCGGGTTTTCCAACTGCGGGATGTCGATCAGCACGACATCCCCCAATTCTTTTTGCGCGAGCATCAAGGCTGTAGTTGCACCGGTAAAGCCGGCGCCGACGACGGTGATTTTTCTCCGTTTGATGGCCATACATCCAACACCTCCAAAATTTTCGGAAAATCAATCCATGTTTTTGATGATCAAATCGCCGAATTGCGAGCACTTCACTTCGGTTGCGCCTTCCATCAGGCGGGCGAAGTCGTACGTAACCGTCTTGTTGTTGATGGATGTCTCAAGCCCTTTATAGATCAGATCGGCTGCTTCCTGCCAGCCCAAATGTTCCAGCATCAGCACGCCCGACAAAATAACCGATCCCGGATTGACCACGTCAAGGCCGGCATATTTCGGGGCTGTGCCGTGCGTCGCTTCAAAAATGGCATGGCCGGTAATATAGTTGATGTTCGCTCCCGGCGCGATGCCGATTCCGCCTACCTGCGCGGCAAGCGCATCGGAAATATAGTCGCCGTTCAGGTTCATCGTGGCGATCACGTCGAATTCCGCCGGACGGGTCAACACCTGCTGCAGCGTGATATCGGCAATTGCGTCCTTGATAATGATTTTGCCAGCCGCTTCGGCCTCTTTTTGCGCCTTGTTGGCGGCTTCCGCGCCTTGTTCCGCTTTGATGCGGTCGTATTGGCCCCAGGTGAAAGTTTGCTCGCCGTATTCCTGTTCCGCGACTTCATAACCCCAGTTTTTAAACGCGCCTTCGGTAAATTTCATGATGTTGCCTTTGTGGACGATCGTAACGCTTTTGCGTTTATGCTTGATCGCATATTCGATGGCGGAACGGATCAGGCGTTTTGTGCCTTCTTCCGACACCGGTTTGATGCCGATACCGGACGTTTCGGGGAAACGGATCTTTTTAACGCCCATTTCTTTTTGCAGAAATTCGATCACCTTTTTCACTTCCGGCGAACCGGACGCCCATTCGATACCGGCATAAATGTCTTCCGTATTTTCGCGGAAAATGACCATATTGACAAGCTCCGGATGTTTTACCGGAGACGGAACGCCTTGGAAATAACGGACCGGGCGCAGGCAAACATAAAGATCAAGCTCCTGGCGCAGCGCCACGTTGAGCGAACGGATTCCGCCGCCGATCGGCGTGGTCAACGGCCCTTTAATCGCCACAATATATTCCCGAATAGCCGTCAGGGTGTCCTCCGGCAACCATTCGTTGAATTTGTTGAAGGCTTTTTCACCTGCATACACTTCGTACCAAGCGATTTTCTTTTCGCCTTTGTACGCTTTTTCCACCGCCGCATCCAGAACGCGCTTGGCCGCTGCCCAAATGTCCGGGCCTGTGCCGTCGCCTTCGATAAACGGAATGATCGGGTTGTTCGGAACTTGCAGTTTCCCGTTTTGGATTGTAATTTTCGCGCCCTCAACAGGTGCGGCATAGTGTTTAAACTGAACCATCGTTTTTCCTCCTAAGTATGTTGATCGGTCTGTTAATTGCGTTGTTCAATCGGGATGTAATGTTGATTTGTCGGTCCTACATATTCAGCGCGGGGACGAATGAGCCGGTTGTTGGCATATTGCTCCAGAATATGGGCTGTCCAACCGGACACCCGGCTTAAGGCGAAAATCGGCGTAAACAAATCGCGGGGGATTCCCAAAATGGTATAGACGGAAGCGGAATAAAAGTCCACATTGGGCTTTAGGCCTTTCAGTTCGGACATCATTCCTTCGATTTTAACCGACATGTTGTACCAGTTCAGATTGCCGGTTAATTTGCCAAGTTCGTAGGACATTTTTTGCAGATGCTTGGCCCGCGGATCGCCGTTTTTATAGACGCGGTGGCCGAATCCCATGATTTTTTCCTTATTCTTCAGCTTTTCATGAATAAACGATTCCACTTTGTCAATGGAGCCGATCTGCTCCAGCATCGCCATCACCGCCTCGTTGGCCCCGCCATGCAACGGTCCTTTCAACGCGCCGATTGCCGACGTTACGCCGGAATACAAGTCGGACAACGTGGCCACCGTTACTCTTGCGGCAAATGTCGAGGCATTCAATTCGTGGTCGGCATGCAGCACAAGCGCTTTATTGAACGCCTGCACGGCAACGTCTTGCGGTTCCGCGCCAGTCAGCATGTACAAAAACTGCGCGGCAAACGACAAACCTTTTTGCGGTGCGACAGGTTCCTTGCCTTCGCGAATTCGCGCAAAAGCGGCGATTATGGCCGGAATCCTTGCTTGCAACCGCACGGCCTTGCGTAGGTTGGCGGCTTCACTCATTTCATCTGCCTCTGCGTCGTAAAAAGCCAAACTTGAAACTGTCGTGCGCAGCATCGTCATTGCATTTATATTGCGGGGAATAGCCTTGATTTGGGCAATAATCGGTTCGGGCAAGACTGCGCTTTCAAAAAGTTCTTGCCTTATACTCGCCAGTTCTCTGCTGTTGGGAAGCTTGCCATGCCAAAGCAAATACACAACTTCTTCAAATAATGCATGCTCGGCAAGTTCATCAATATCGATTCCGCGGTAGGTTAACACACCGTCAATAATCGAACTGATCGCAGAGGTTGTGGCAATGATGCCTTCCAGACCTTTTGTAACCGTCATTCACAATTCTCTCCTTTGGCATATTATCAGTCCGACCGGCTCCGGGATGCTCGTCCCGCTCGTCCGGTTCAGGACACAATCTGAAAAAAGTGATGTACAGCGTCTGACCAACCCAATGAACATCATACTTGATTTTGAACAATAAGTGAACATTGACAGAAGAAAATGACATAAAATTTCATTATCACAGTTAAAAAGATTTTTTTGTCAGTTCATCTCACTATGAGATGAAGTGCAAGCGCCACTGCAGAAAAAAAACAATCCATAATATATTGTGCGTTTCCGGCACGTATTTTCATTCGTGAAATTTTGCCTGAGCCAACTGTCAAGGCTAAAACCTGCTTAAAAAGCAACCTGTGGCGAAAGCCCCCGAACCTTGCCGACGGTTATCGGTCGTTTTGCCGGCTTGCGGCCTTTTGAGCTTGGAAACCCGGCCGGTTAGTCGGCCTGCTGCCTTTTGAGCTTGGAAGCCCGGCCGGTTAGTCGGCCTGCTGCCGGCCCCTATAGCGGCAAAAATGCTGATATAGCGCCTCTTGCAAAGCGAATCCGCGCCTATAACGGCAAAAGTGCGGATATAGCGCCTCATGCATGCGGGAAATCCTCCTGTATAAATGACGGAAAAACCGTTTATCTGATCTTATGTCGGAAAAACTCCCATATAAATTCGCCGTTTTTCAGCTATTAGCTGTTTTCGGAGAATTATGCGGGAGGTTTTCCGGCATAATTTCATTTTTGCGTAAATTTGCCGAAAATAACGGGAGGTTTTCCCGCATACAGCCGAGGCGCACGAATTTCACCTGGTTACCGATAGCGGATCGGACGCAAAAAATCGGAAACAATATGGACAAATAGCCGCTGTGGCGCCCGTTAAAATTTCAAATCAGCCTTTTTTCGGCAAATAGCCTCTGCTACGACCGATAGTGTCGTGCGGGATTGTGATCCCCCATTTTTGCGATACGCAAGGAGGCAATTCCCCCACATTTGCGTTGCTTAAGGAGGCGGTTTACCCTGTTTTGGCGCTGTGCGGGGTGGTGGTCGCCCGTTTTGGCGTTGGGCAGTAGCCGGCAACATAAAAGCCGTCTTTTGGCGTTAAGACGGCTTGGCTTAATCCGGATTGTTAGTCGTTTTCAAGCGGACGTGGTCATGTCTCCACGAACGACCGCAACGGTCTTATGGGGAATCGAACATCCATTCACGAATAGACATAACCAATAATCGAAAGTTGCGGGCAACGATGAGGCACCAAGGTTTGTTCCCACCGGTTATCATCAGCCTTCCCTTTTCGCTTGCCCTGCCCGTTTATACCAACGGACTACCTGATACGGCCGCCAAAGGTAGGGCAGCGGGAAGCTCACAAGGTGCACGAGCCGGGTAAACGGGAACAAGGCAAGGAGGATGAACCCGCCAAGCATGTGGATCCTGATCACCAGGGGAAGAGAGCTTACATATTCATGCTTCGGCTGCAGGACCAATAACGAATGGATCCACGGGACAGCCGTTGTGGTGAACCACTGCGCGCCCCAGCGATTGAATATCGCGATATATATGCCCGAACCGATTTGCCACAGCAAAAATGCGAGCAGCACAACGTCCATGGGCGTTGTCAGGGAGCGAATTCTG
It contains:
- a CDS encoding bile acid:sodium symporter family protein, yielding MFLLIPASLVVGFVFYRDLAQLVWLVPWLFAFLTLVLGLGGTFRQLGDAFRKPLPMLFLFGSVHIVAPFVAFEMGAFLFGPHS
- the icd gene encoding NADP-dependent isocitrate dehydrogenase codes for the protein MVQFKHYAAPVEGAKITIQNGKLQVPNNPIIPFIEGDGTGPDIWAAAKRVLDAAVEKAYKGEKKIAWYEVYAGEKAFNKFNEWLPEDTLTAIREYIVAIKGPLTTPIGGGIRSLNVALRQELDLYVCLRPVRYFQGVPSPVKHPELVNMVIFRENTEDIYAGIEWASGSPEVKKVIEFLQKEMGVKKIRFPETSGIGIKPVSEEGTKRLIRSAIEYAIKHKRKSVTIVHKGNIMKFTEGAFKNWGYEVAEQEYGEQTFTWGQYDRIKAEQGAEAANKAQKEAEAAGKIIIKDAIADITLQQVLTRPAEFDVIATMNLNGDYISDALAAQVGGIGIAPGANINYITGHAIFEATHGTAPKYAGLDVVNPGSVILSGVLMLEHLGWQEAADLIYKGLETSINNKTVTYDFARLMEGATEVKCSQFGDLIIKNMD
- the narI gene encoding respiratory nitrate reductase subunit gamma encodes the protein MFNLVLFVAFPYVAVVLAVVVGVYRFMLHRFTYSSLSTEFLEKRKLFWGSVPFHYGIILILLAHLFAIIFSGTWKYLVSDTLRLYTMEVIGLSFAIWALLGLLVLLYRRFSDSRIRSLTTPMDVVLLAFLLWQIGSGIYIAIFNRWGAQWFTTTAVPWIHSLLVLQPKHEYVSSLPLVIRIHMLGGFILLALFPFTRLVHLVSFPLPYLWRPYQVVRWYKRAGQAKREG
- the citZ gene encoding citrate synthase; this translates as MTVTKGLEGIIATTSAISSIIDGVLTYRGIDIDELAEHALFEEVVYLLWHGKLPNSRELASIRQELFESAVLPEPIIAQIKAIPRNINAMTMLRTTVSSLAFYDAEADEMSEAANLRKAVRLQARIPAIIAAFARIREGKEPVAPQKGLSFAAQFLYMLTGAEPQDVAVQAFNKALVLHADHELNASTFAARVTVATLSDLYSGVTSAIGALKGPLHGGANEAVMAMLEQIGSIDKVESFIHEKLKNKEKIMGFGHRVYKNGDPRAKHLQKMSYELGKLTGNLNWYNMSVKIEGMMSELKGLKPNVDFYSASVYTILGIPRDLFTPIFALSRVSGWTAHILEQYANNRLIRPRAEYVGPTNQHYIPIEQRN
- the yfbR gene encoding 5'-deoxynucleotidase; amino-acid sequence: MGYDFFTFLYRLRYIERWSLMRNTHKESVAVHSFDVAVISHMLCTIGNEIFHKEIPTEKVVALALFHDATEVFVGDVAHPVKHSNEVLLRHFREIERTAAERLMQMLPEQLKKTYRPLVQEHDPEIYRWVKASDLIAAYLKCKSEISAGNKEFSVAEKQLAASLKKLDMPEVDYFLKTMASGFDKTIDELT
- the mdh gene encoding malate dehydrogenase translates to MAIKRRKITVVGAGFTGATTALMLAQKELGDVVLIDIPQLENPTKGKALDMLEATPVIGADSNITGSANYEDAQGSDVVIITAGIARKPGMSRDDLVNTNAGIMKSVCEHVKTYCPNAYVIILSNPVDAMTYVAYKTLGFPKNRVIGQSGVLDTARYCTFIAQELHVSVEDVRGFVLGGHGDDMVPLVRYSNVGGIPLEKLLPKDRIDAIVQRTRTGGGEIVNLLGNGSAYYAPAASLVQMTEAIIKDKKRIIPAIALLEGEYGYNQLFMGVPTLLGGDGIEKIFELELTAEEKAALEKSAQSVRNVIKVVEG